A window from Shumkonia mesophila encodes these proteins:
- a CDS encoding Bug family tripartite tricarboxylate transporter substrate binding protein: MHTKHLIGAVAALSMTFAAGAGMAADFPTKDLQGVIMWGAGGATDVVARAVTPLAEKALGKSIVLTNKTGGTGAIATAYVRSRPSDGYTMLYGAENPQMYKVLGLAEIDYDNYYAVNVLARGVAVVVVNADSPWKTFKDLVADVQKRPGQVKMGTTGVGGLPHTVGSMLKTVIKFDVTAVPFDGEGPGITALLGNHIEFIPVGIGAAAEHVKSGRVRALSVVNDQPVASMPGVPPIVADFPAFGKYLPWGPFYGVFINRDTPDAAKTALTAAFKKAADDPKFAEMMQSRGNVMMNISGAEADKFLTKWRSVSSWILQDAGVTKESPEKFGIPKP; this comes from the coding sequence ATGCATACCAAACATCTCATCGGGGCCGTTGCGGCCCTGTCCATGACCTTTGCGGCGGGCGCCGGAATGGCCGCCGATTTCCCGACCAAGGATTTGCAGGGCGTCATCATGTGGGGCGCCGGCGGCGCCACCGACGTCGTGGCGCGCGCGGTGACCCCGCTGGCCGAGAAGGCGCTCGGCAAGTCGATCGTGCTGACCAACAAGACCGGCGGCACCGGAGCGATCGCCACCGCCTACGTGCGCTCGCGCCCGTCGGACGGCTACACCATGCTCTACGGCGCCGAGAACCCGCAGATGTACAAGGTTCTGGGCCTGGCCGAGATCGACTATGACAACTACTACGCCGTCAACGTGCTGGCCCGCGGCGTTGCCGTGGTCGTGGTCAATGCGGATTCGCCGTGGAAGACCTTCAAGGATCTGGTCGCCGACGTGCAGAAGCGGCCCGGCCAGGTGAAGATGGGCACCACCGGCGTCGGTGGCCTGCCGCATACCGTGGGCTCGATGCTGAAAACGGTGATCAAGTTCGACGTCACCGCCGTGCCGTTCGACGGCGAGGGCCCCGGCATCACCGCCCTTCTCGGCAACCATATCGAATTCATCCCGGTCGGCATCGGCGCGGCGGCCGAGCATGTGAAGTCCGGCCGCGTGCGGGCGCTTTCGGTGGTCAACGACCAGCCCGTCGCCTCGATGCCCGGCGTTCCCCCGATCGTTGCCGACTTTCCGGCCTTCGGCAAATACCTGCCGTGGGGGCCGTTCTATGGCGTGTTCATCAACCGCGACACCCCCGACGCCGCCAAGACGGCGCTGACCGCCGCCTTCAAGAAGGCGGCCGACGATCCCAAGTTCGCCGAGATGATGCAAAGCCGCGGCAACGTCATGATGAACATCTCGGGCGCCGAGGCCGACAAGTTCCTGACCAAGTGGCGCTCGGTCAGCTCGTGGATCCTGCAGGACGCCGGAGTCACCAAGGAATCGCCCGAGAAGTTCGGCATTCCTAAGCCCTGA
- a CDS encoding tripartite tricarboxylate transporter TctB family protein, translated as MRRLLPGETAFGYLMLAFSLFLLYQTYKIAGFSSISSGGAYPMFAAALMVVSCLVIVLRNRRSPKVEAAGPAGEWHRFRKEVAPPYPLIGYVVIMVLYMVLMEPLGFNISSFLFLFGSFAYLYRRGIWLALGLSLGSVVVIYVVFRLVFRVILPEAEWLDLGFLGLGG; from the coding sequence ATGCGGCGGCTTCTCCCCGGGGAAACGGCATTCGGCTATCTGATGCTGGCCTTCAGCCTGTTCCTGCTCTACCAGACCTACAAGATCGCGGGCTTTTCCAGTATCAGTTCGGGTGGCGCCTATCCGATGTTCGCCGCCGCCCTGATGGTGGTTTCCTGCCTCGTCATCGTGCTGCGCAACCGCCGCTCGCCCAAGGTCGAGGCGGCCGGCCCGGCTGGGGAATGGCACCGCTTCCGCAAAGAAGTGGCGCCGCCCTACCCGTTGATCGGCTACGTCGTCATCATGGTCCTCTACATGGTGCTGATGGAGCCCCTGGGCTTCAATATCAGCTCCTTCCTCTTCCTGTTCGGTTCCTTCGCCTATCTCTATCGCCGGGGCATCTGGCTGGCGCTGGGCTTAAGCCTTGGCTCCGTGGTCGTCATCTACGTCGTCTTCCGCCTGGTCTTCCGCGTCATCCTGCCGGAAGCCGAATGGCTGGATCTCGGCTTCCTCGGGCTGGGAGGCTGA
- a CDS encoding tripartite tricarboxylate transporter permease has translation MEQSLAYFMLAWTDPYLIFLTAAGTFAGIYVGVIPGLSVTMAVSILISFTFTWDVNEALAVMAGVFLGGVYGGSRTAIMINIPGAPAAIAAGFDGYPLAKLGLAGMAIGVSTTVSFFGALFGIVILACAAPIVSEFALLFAPRDYLLLAILGILLIGALSGESLAKGIFCGVLGVLIGTVGLDPISAQPRLTFGSMSLMGGIHYVTAMIGFFGVSEALVQTLDLKKRIIKQKVDKILPSWGVILKHLPLSLRCSAIGTIIGALPGTGGDIAALMAYGHAVRSVKKPTRPFGEGAVEGVIAPESACSSAVGGAYIPMMTLGIPGDAVTAVLIGALYIHGLKPGPMLMIETPHLFWFTVGNLVMASIFMLIFGLTGIRAFAKMVEMPPALLMPIIVILSVVGTYSIQNSLTDVYWMLAFGVFGYFLKTYGFQIGPIILGVILGPIMDISFRRAIITVRGDLGDFFLDLVVNPISLVLTAATLALLIGQTPTWKRYAAGRKAKKETAAG, from the coding sequence ATGGAACAGTCGCTTGCCTACTTCATGCTGGCGTGGACGGACCCCTACCTGATTTTTCTCACCGCGGCGGGCACCTTCGCCGGCATCTATGTCGGGGTCATCCCCGGCCTTTCCGTCACCATGGCGGTGTCGATCCTGATTTCCTTCACCTTCACCTGGGACGTCAACGAGGCGCTCGCCGTGATGGCCGGCGTCTTCCTGGGCGGCGTCTACGGCGGTTCGCGCACGGCCATCATGATCAACATCCCCGGCGCGCCGGCCGCCATCGCTGCCGGCTTCGACGGCTATCCGTTGGCCAAGCTGGGGCTGGCCGGCATGGCCATCGGGGTCTCGACCACGGTGTCCTTCTTTGGCGCCCTCTTCGGCATCGTCATCCTGGCCTGCGCGGCGCCCATCGTCTCGGAATTCGCGCTGCTGTTCGCGCCGCGCGACTATCTGCTGCTGGCCATCCTGGGCATCCTTTTGATCGGCGCGTTGTCGGGGGAATCGCTGGCCAAGGGCATCTTCTGCGGCGTGCTCGGCGTGCTCATCGGCACGGTGGGCCTCGACCCCATTTCAGCCCAGCCGCGGCTCACCTTCGGCTCGATGTCGCTGATGGGCGGCATCCATTACGTCACCGCCATGATCGGCTTCTTCGGCGTCTCCGAGGCCCTGGTGCAGACGCTCGATCTGAAGAAGCGGATCATCAAGCAGAAGGTCGACAAGATCCTGCCGTCGTGGGGCGTCATCCTGAAGCACCTGCCGCTGTCGCTGCGCTGCTCGGCCATCGGCACCATCATCGGGGCGCTGCCGGGGACCGGCGGCGACATCGCCGCGCTGATGGCCTACGGCCACGCCGTGCGTTCGGTGAAAAAGCCGACCCGCCCCTTCGGCGAGGGCGCGGTCGAGGGCGTCATCGCCCCGGAATCGGCCTGCAGCTCGGCGGTCGGCGGCGCCTACATCCCGATGATGACGCTGGGCATCCCCGGCGACGCGGTGACCGCGGTGCTGATCGGGGCCCTTTACATCCACGGCCTCAAGCCCGGCCCCATGCTGATGATCGAGACGCCGCATCTTTTCTGGTTCACGGTCGGCAACCTGGTGATGGCCTCGATCTTCATGCTGATCTTCGGCCTCACCGGCATCCGGGCCTTCGCCAAGATGGTCGAGATGCCGCCGGCGCTCTTGATGCCGATCATCGTCATCCTCTCGGTGGTCGGCACCTACTCGATCCAGAACAGCCTGACCGACGTCTACTGGATGCTGGCCTTCGGCGTCTTCGGCTACTTCCTCAAGACCTACGGCTTCCAGATCGGGCCGATCATCCTGGGGGTCATCCTGGGGCCGATCATGGACATCAGCTTTAGGCGCGCCATCATCACGGTGCGCGGCGACTTGGGCGACTTCTTTCTCGACTTGGTGGTCAACCCGATCTCCCTGGTCCTGACCGCCGCCACGCTGGCCCTGCTGATCGGCCAGACCCCGACGTGGAAACGCTACGCGGCGGGGCGCAAGGCGAAGAAGGAAACGGCCGCCGGGTGA
- a CDS encoding division plane positioning ATPase MipZ gives MLVIGNEKGGSGKSTVAMHLVVGFLRAGLKVGSLDLDVRQASLTRYLENRAAFAAGRGVPLPMPTHKRGPNPVTPTDAADHVAALLDGHDLVIVDTPGRVDEVSMAVHVLADVIVTPVGESHLDLDLIGNLDRRQGRAVKPGPYAEFVWSVRQQRARAGLPPAEWFVCHNRRRQPETRVGREVARTLTDLASRFAFRLVPGFSERTVFQEMFPDGLTLLDLREAETGVGLTMSHVAARAEIRRLVEALSPAGTFTL, from the coding sequence GTGCTGGTCATCGGCAACGAGAAGGGCGGCAGCGGCAAGTCGACGGTGGCCATGCACCTGGTGGTCGGCTTCCTGCGCGCCGGATTGAAGGTCGGCAGCCTCGACCTCGACGTCCGCCAGGCCTCCCTCACCCGCTATCTCGAAAACCGCGCCGCCTTCGCCGCGGGGCGCGGCGTGCCGCTGCCGATGCCGACGCATAAGCGCGGCCCCAACCCGGTGACCCCGACCGATGCCGCCGACCACGTGGCGGCCCTCCTCGACGGCCATGACCTGGTCATCGTCGACACCCCGGGGCGGGTCGACGAGGTTTCGATGGCGGTGCACGTGCTGGCCGACGTCATCGTCACCCCGGTCGGGGAAAGCCATCTCGACCTCGACCTCATCGGCAACCTCGACCGCCGCCAGGGCCGCGCCGTCAAGCCGGGGCCTTACGCCGAGTTCGTGTGGAGCGTGCGCCAGCAGCGGGCGCGGGCCGGATTGCCCCCGGCCGAGTGGTTCGTCTGCCACAACCGCCGCCGCCAGCCGGAAACCCGGGTCGGCCGCGAGGTGGCGCGCACGCTGACCGACCTCGCGTCCCGTTTCGCCTTCCGCCTGGTGCCCGGCTTTTCCGAGCGCACGGTCTTCCAGGAGATGTTCCCCGACGGCCTGACGCTCTTGGACCTGCGCGAGGCCGAGACCGGTGTCGGTCTGACGATGTCGCACGTCGCCGCCCGGGCCGAGATCCGCCGCCTGGTCGAAGCCCTATCGCCGGCCGGGACTTTTACGCTATGA
- the pcaQ gene encoding pca operon transcription factor PcaQ: protein MLYQRIKFRHLQCFLEVARQKSVVKASEVLNVTQPAVSKTIRELEETLDVKLFDRSKRGASLTRFGEVFLRYAGTSVSALRQGVDSIEQAREKGGLTVTIGILPTVAARVMPAAVRAFKADGMETTVRIVTGYNTVLLSQLRVGDLDLVVGRLSSPDLMIGLTFEHLYSEKVGFLVRAGHPLLAERPFDLARIRDYTVLVPPPGAAIQPYVERLLIVNGIGSLPDTVETVSPAFGRKYLRESDAVWAISTGVVADDIEDGLLVELPVETEGTTGPVGLTTRADAPPGLATQMLMQAVREVAAKFGGSL from the coding sequence ATGCTCTATCAGCGAATCAAGTTCCGGCACCTGCAATGCTTTCTCGAGGTGGCCCGCCAGAAGAGCGTGGTCAAGGCGTCCGAGGTGCTGAACGTCACCCAGCCGGCGGTCTCCAAGACCATCCGCGAGTTGGAGGAGACGCTCGACGTCAAGTTGTTCGACCGCTCCAAGCGCGGCGCCAGCCTGACCCGTTTCGGCGAGGTCTTCCTGCGCTATGCCGGCACCAGCGTCAGCGCCCTGCGCCAGGGGGTGGACAGCATCGAGCAGGCCCGCGAGAAGGGCGGGCTCACCGTCACCATCGGCATCCTGCCCACGGTGGCGGCGCGCGTCATGCCGGCGGCGGTACGGGCCTTCAAGGCGGATGGTATGGAAACCACGGTGCGGATCGTCACCGGCTACAACACGGTGCTGCTGTCCCAATTGCGGGTGGGCGACCTCGACCTGGTGGTGGGACGGCTGTCCAGCCCCGACCTGATGATCGGGCTGACCTTCGAGCATCTCTATTCGGAAAAGGTCGGCTTCCTGGTGCGGGCCGGCCATCCACTGCTGGCCGAGCGGCCGTTCGATCTGGCGCGCATCCGCGACTACACCGTGCTGGTGCCGCCGCCGGGCGCCGCCATCCAGCCCTACGTCGAGCGGCTGCTGATCGTCAACGGCATCGGCAGCCTGCCCGATACGGTGGAGACCGTGTCGCCGGCCTTCGGGCGCAAGTACCTGCGCGAGTCCGACGCCGTGTGGGCGATCTCGACCGGCGTCGTCGCCGACGACATCGAGGACGGCCTGCTGGTCGAACTGCCGGTCGAGACCGAGGGCACCACCGGCCCGGTCGGCCTGACCACGCGCGCCGACGCCCCGCCCGGCCTGGCGACGCAAATGCTGATGCAGGCGGTGCGCGAGGTGGCCGCCAAATTCGGCGGCAGTTTGTAG
- the pcaD gene encoding 3-oxoadipate enol-lactonase — protein sequence MQAVRTRDVVLHAAEGGRADGAPIVFINSLGTDFRIWDEVARRLAPDHRLIRFDQRGHGLSGCPDGPYVIADLVADLFAVLDHFAVEEATLVGLSVGGMVALGAAQARPDRVRRLVLSDTAHRIGPRELWEQRIAAVNAGGVASIAEGVLERWFSAPFRSGRADELALWRALLTRTPAPGYAATCAAIRDADLTVAACSVAVPTLCLVGSEDKATPPVLVRELAGLIKGARLDVIEGSGHLPPIDNAQAFTRRLAAFLKEN from the coding sequence ATGCAGGCAGTCAGGACCCGCGACGTCGTTCTCCATGCCGCCGAGGGGGGGCGGGCCGATGGCGCGCCCATCGTCTTCATCAACTCGCTGGGCACCGATTTCAGGATCTGGGACGAGGTGGCTCGCCGCCTGGCCCCCGACCACCGGCTGATCCGCTTCGATCAGCGCGGCCATGGCCTGAGCGGCTGCCCCGACGGCCCCTATGTCATCGCCGATCTGGTGGCCGACCTGTTTGCCGTGCTCGACCATTTCGCCGTGGAGGAGGCTACCTTGGTCGGCCTCTCGGTCGGCGGCATGGTCGCGCTGGGCGCCGCCCAGGCCCGTCCCGACCGCGTCCGCCGCTTGGTGCTTTCGGACACCGCGCACCGCATCGGCCCCCGCGAGTTGTGGGAGCAGCGTATCGCCGCCGTCAATGCCGGGGGCGTCGCCTCTATCGCCGAGGGCGTGCTGGAGCGATGGTTTTCCGCCCCCTTCCGGTCCGGGCGCGCCGACGAGCTGGCCCTGTGGCGGGCCCTGCTGACGCGCACGCCGGCTCCCGGCTACGCCGCCACCTGCGCCGCCATCCGCGACGCCGACCTCACGGTGGCCGCCTGTTCGGTGGCGGTGCCGACGCTCTGCCTCGTCGGCTCCGAGGACAAGGCGACGCCGCCCGTGCTGGTTCGCGAACTGGCGGGCCTCATCAAAGGGGCCCGGCTTGACGTCATCGAGGGCTCGGGCCATCTGCCTCCCATCGACAACGCCCAGGCCTTCACCCGCCGTCTGGCCGCCTTCCTGAAGGAGAACTGA
- the pcaC gene encoding 4-carboxymuconolactone decarboxylase: MSEDRYQRGMRTRRAVLGDVHVDKAEAGKNGFDAEFQKFIAEGAWGTVWAGDAITRRERSLVTIALLAALGHHEELAMHIRASRNTGATVADIREVLLHVAVYAGVPAANRAFATAKQTFAELNIEV; the protein is encoded by the coding sequence ATGTCGGAGGATCGCTATCAACGGGGCATGCGGACGCGCCGGGCGGTGCTGGGCGACGTCCACGTGGACAAGGCCGAAGCCGGCAAGAATGGGTTCGACGCCGAGTTCCAGAAGTTCATCGCCGAGGGGGCGTGGGGCACGGTGTGGGCCGGAGACGCCATCACCCGGCGCGAGCGCAGCCTGGTGACCATCGCGCTGCTGGCGGCGCTCGGCCATCACGAGGAACTGGCCATGCACATCCGCGCCAGCCGCAACACCGGGGCCACGGTCGCCGACATCCGCGAGGTGCTGTTGCACGTCGCCGTCTATGCCGGGGTGCCGGCGGCCAACCGGGCGTTCGCCACCGCCAAGCAGACGTTCGCCGAATTGAACATCGAGGTTTGA
- the pcaH gene encoding protocatechuate 3,4-dioxygenase subunit beta: MEGSAEYMPRNRGIHPPALTPGYKTTVLRSPQKALISLQNSLSEITGPMFGDQPLAPLENDLLKNAAVDGDPIGERIIVHGQVLDESGRPVPNTLIEVWQANAGGRYRHLNDRYLAPLDPNFAGVGRCLTDAEGYYFFRTVKPGPYPFRNHLDSWRPAHIHYSLFGPAFATRLITQMYFEGDPLIPYCPILNTIPDPGARERLVAPIDLRAGVPLDCLAYRFDIVLRGRRSTLFENRLEGN, encoded by the coding sequence ATGGAGGGCAGCGCAGAATACATGCCGCGCAACCGCGGCATCCATCCGCCGGCGCTGACGCCGGGCTACAAGACGACGGTCCTGCGCTCGCCGCAGAAGGCGCTGATTTCGTTGCAAAATTCCTTGTCCGAAATCACCGGCCCGATGTTCGGCGACCAACCGTTGGCGCCGCTGGAGAACGACCTTCTCAAGAACGCCGCGGTGGATGGCGATCCCATCGGCGAGCGCATCATCGTGCACGGCCAGGTGCTGGACGAAAGCGGCCGGCCGGTCCCCAACACCTTGATCGAGGTGTGGCAGGCCAACGCCGGCGGCCGCTACCGCCATCTGAACGACCGCTACCTGGCGCCGCTCGACCCCAACTTCGCGGGCGTCGGGCGCTGCCTCACCGACGCCGAGGGGTATTACTTCTTCCGCACCGTCAAGCCGGGACCGTATCCCTTTCGCAATCACCTGGACAGCTGGCGGCCGGCCCACATCCACTATTCGTTGTTCGGGCCGGCCTTCGCCACCCGGCTGATCACCCAGATGTATTTCGAGGGCGATCCGCTGATCCCCTATTGCCCGATCCTCAATACCATTCCGGACCCGGGCGCCAGGGAGCGTCTCGTCGCCCCCATCGACCTCAGGGCCGGGGTGCCTCTCGACTGCCTGGCCTATCGCTTCGATATCGTGCTGCGCGGCCGGCGCTCGACGTTGTTCGAAAACCGCCTCGAGGGGAACTGA
- the pcaG gene encoding protocatechuate 3,4-dioxygenase subunit alpha, translating to MPVKYLVETASQTAGPFLHIGMVPSAIGLKTPDLAGSVLATPETKGQHIRVEGYVIDGAGTPVKDALIELWQANADGGYNHPADTQKKAIDPAFSGFGRAATDFKTGLYWFQTVKPGRVMGRDGRLMAPHLNLAVCARGINIHLNTRMYFSDEAAANAEDPVMALIEQPARRDTLIARRSEKKKTVVYRFDIVLQGANETVFFDI from the coding sequence ATGCCCGTCAAATACCTGGTCGAGACGGCATCCCAGACCGCCGGGCCGTTCCTGCATATCGGCATGGTGCCTTCCGCCATCGGGCTCAAGACGCCCGACCTCGCCGGCAGCGTGCTGGCCACCCCGGAAACCAAGGGTCAGCACATCCGCGTCGAGGGGTATGTCATCGACGGCGCCGGCACGCCGGTCAAGGATGCGCTGATCGAACTGTGGCAGGCCAATGCCGACGGCGGCTACAACCATCCGGCCGACACCCAGAAGAAGGCCATCGACCCGGCCTTTTCCGGCTTCGGGCGCGCCGCCACCGATTTCAAGACCGGCCTTTACTGGTTTCAGACCGTCAAACCCGGCCGGGTGATGGGGCGCGACGGCCGCCTGATGGCGCCGCACCTCAACCTCGCCGTCTGCGCGCGCGGCATCAACATCCACCTCAACACGCGGATGTATTTTTCAGACGAGGCGGCGGCCAACGCCGAGGACCCGGTGATGGCCCTGATCGAGCAGCCGGCCCGGCGCGACACCCTGATCGCCAGGCGCAGCGAAAAGAAGAAAACGGTCGTCTACCGCTTCGACATCGTGCTCCAGGGCGCCAACGAAACCGTCTTTTTCGATATCTGA
- a CDS encoding CoA transferase subunit A, translating into MAKFQTLSEALAENLHDGDAVAFEGFTHLIPAAAAHEAIRQGRKDLTLIRMTPDIIYDQMIGMGCAKKVIFSYAGNPGVGLLRRLRDAVENGWPKPIEIEEHSHAAMANAYEAGAAGLPCAVFRGYIGAGLKAVNPNIRSVTCPFTGEELAAVPALNPDVGIIHAQKANERGDVLVEGIVGAQKEVVLASRCAVVTVEEVVSDFAGVHVNACVLPHWTIASIAVVPGGAHPSYAHGYYRRDNAAYLAWDEIAADRERFAAWMEENVMKATPEAFIGRVAGLGKEARR; encoded by the coding sequence ATGGCGAAATTCCAGACCCTGAGCGAGGCCCTGGCCGAAAACCTGCATGACGGCGATGCCGTGGCCTTCGAAGGCTTCACCCACCTGATCCCGGCCGCCGCCGCCCACGAGGCGATCCGCCAGGGCCGCAAGGACCTGACGCTGATCCGCATGACGCCCGACATCATCTACGATCAGATGATCGGGATGGGATGCGCGAAGAAGGTCATCTTTTCCTACGCCGGCAACCCCGGGGTCGGGCTGCTGCGCCGCCTGCGCGACGCGGTCGAGAACGGCTGGCCCAAGCCCATCGAGATCGAGGAGCACAGCCACGCCGCAATGGCGAACGCGTATGAGGCCGGGGCGGCCGGGCTGCCGTGCGCGGTCTTTCGCGGCTACATCGGGGCCGGGCTCAAGGCGGTCAATCCCAACATCCGCTCCGTCACCTGCCCCTTTACGGGCGAGGAACTGGCGGCGGTGCCGGCCCTCAACCCCGACGTCGGCATCATCCACGCCCAGAAGGCGAATGAGCGCGGCGACGTGCTGGTCGAGGGTATCGTCGGCGCGCAGAAGGAGGTGGTGCTGGCCTCAAGGTGCGCCGTCGTCACCGTCGAGGAGGTGGTCTCGGATTTCGCGGGGGTCCACGTGAATGCCTGTGTGCTGCCCCATTGGACCATCGCCTCCATCGCCGTGGTGCCGGGCGGCGCGCATCCGTCCTACGCGCATGGCTATTACAGGCGCGACAACGCCGCTTATCTGGCCTGGGACGAGATCGCCGCCGATCGCGAGCGCTTCGCGGCCTGGATGGAGGAGAACGTGATGAAGGCGACGCCCGAGGCCTTCATCGGCCGCGTCGCCGGCCTCGGCAAGGAGGCCCGTCGGTGA
- a CDS encoding CoA-transferase subunit beta, with amino-acid sequence MSDFTPTEMMTVAAARALRNDDVCFVGIGAPSAACNLARLTHAPDITLIYESGTIGTKPDILPLSIGDGELCDTAVTTVPVAEMFRYWLQGGRITIGFLGGAQIDRFGNLNTTVVGDYKKPKVRLPGGGGAPEIAVSCGQIYITMAQSKRAFVETIDFVTSLGHGKGGDDRVRHGVKTQGPTLLITDLAVWKPDPVTKEFTVVSLHPGVTREQIQETVGWTVRFAAEVTETPPPTDEELAVLRDLKSRSDAAHRGQG; translated from the coding sequence GTGAGCGACTTCACCCCCACCGAGATGATGACGGTCGCCGCCGCCCGGGCGCTTCGGAACGACGACGTCTGCTTCGTCGGCATCGGCGCCCCCTCGGCCGCCTGCAACCTGGCCCGCTTGACCCATGCGCCGGACATCACGCTGATCTATGAAAGCGGCACCATCGGGACCAAGCCCGACATCCTGCCGCTTTCCATCGGCGACGGCGAATTGTGCGACACCGCCGTCACCACCGTGCCGGTGGCCGAAATGTTCCGCTATTGGCTGCAGGGCGGACGCATCACCATCGGCTTTCTGGGCGGCGCCCAGATCGACCGCTTCGGCAACCTCAACACCACCGTCGTCGGCGACTACAAAAAGCCCAAGGTGCGCCTGCCCGGCGGCGGCGGGGCGCCGGAAATCGCGGTCTCCTGCGGCCAGATCTACATCACCATGGCGCAATCGAAGCGCGCCTTCGTTGAAACCATCGACTTCGTAACCTCGCTGGGCCACGGCAAGGGCGGCGACGATCGCGTCCGCCACGGGGTTAAGACCCAGGGGCCGACGCTGCTCATCACCGACCTCGCGGTGTGGAAGCCCGATCCCGTCACCAAGGAATTCACCGTCGTTTCCCTGCATCCCGGGGTGACCCGTGAGCAGATCCAGGAAACGGTCGGCTGGACGGTGCGCTTCGCCGCCGAGGTCACTGAAACGCCGCCGCCGACGGATGAAGAGCTGGCCGTCCTGCGCGACCTCAAATCCCGCAGCGACGCCGCGCACCGGGGGCAGGGGTAA
- the pcaB gene encoding 3-carboxy-cis,cis-muconate cycloisomerase, whose amino-acid sequence MTTSPFDSAVLGPLFGDPEMAALLADSAQIRALLTVEAALARVQGRLGVIPADAATRIAEVAAHLEPDMAAIGAGTARDGVPIPALIKALRAGVGKRAAPYVHWGATSQDIVDTGLVLRLRDALTLLAARLEEVIAALTAQARAHRGLVMAARTRSQIAMPTTFGLKVATWLAPLLRHRDRLAELRPRLEVVQFGGAAGTLAALGEHGIAVMEGLAAELGLAPPPLPWHSQGDIIAELGGWLSLLTGSLGKMGEDLVLLGQSEVGEVTAGDGGGSSTMPNKSNPVAAETLVALARFNAGMVGTLHQALIQRHERDGAAWPLTWLALPPMLMVTAGALAHAQRLAAALEPNAARMAEHLEATHGLILAEAATFLLAAHMPRPQAQELVAACCKEATAAGRHLFDILAERADAPIDWPAEKDPARHVGAAEALVKRLIP is encoded by the coding sequence ATGACCACCTCGCCGTTCGATTCCGCCGTGCTCGGGCCGCTGTTCGGCGACCCGGAGATGGCGGCGTTGCTCGCCGATAGTGCGCAGATCCGCGCCCTCCTTACCGTCGAGGCGGCGCTGGCCCGCGTGCAGGGGCGGCTGGGGGTGATTCCGGCCGACGCCGCAACCCGCATCGCCGAGGTGGCCGCGCACCTGGAGCCCGACATGGCCGCCATCGGCGCCGGCACGGCGCGCGACGGGGTGCCCATTCCGGCCCTCATCAAGGCGCTCAGGGCAGGCGTCGGCAAACGGGCGGCGCCCTATGTCCACTGGGGGGCGACCAGCCAGGACATCGTCGACACCGGCCTCGTGCTTCGGCTCAGAGACGCGCTCACCCTGCTCGCGGCCCGCCTGGAAGAGGTCATCGCCGCGCTCACGGCCCAGGCCCGCGCGCATCGCGGCCTGGTCATGGCGGCGCGCACCCGCTCGCAGATCGCCATGCCGACGACCTTCGGGCTCAAGGTCGCCACCTGGCTGGCTCCGCTGCTGCGCCACCGCGACCGCCTGGCCGAGTTGCGCCCAAGGCTGGAGGTCGTGCAGTTCGGAGGCGCCGCCGGCACGCTGGCCGCCCTCGGCGAGCACGGCATCGCGGTGATGGAGGGCCTGGCCGCCGAGCTGGGGTTGGCGCCGCCGCCGCTGCCCTGGCACAGCCAGGGCGACATCATCGCCGAACTGGGAGGCTGGCTTTCGCTTCTCACCGGCAGCCTCGGCAAGATGGGGGAAGACCTCGTCCTCCTTGGCCAGTCGGAAGTGGGCGAGGTCACCGCCGGGGACGGCGGCGGCTCCTCGACCATGCCCAACAAGTCCAACCCCGTCGCCGCCGAAACCCTGGTGGCGCTGGCCCGCTTCAACGCCGGGATGGTCGGCACGCTGCATCAGGCCCTGATCCAGCGCCACGAGCGCGACGGCGCCGCCTGGCCGCTCACCTGGCTCGCCCTGCCGCCGATGCTGATGGTGACGGCCGGCGCCCTGGCCCATGCCCAGCGCCTTGCGGCCGCCCTGGAACCCAATGCCGCCCGCATGGCCGAGCACCTGGAGGCCACGCACGGCCTCATCCTCGCCGAGGCCGCCACCTTTCTTCTCGCGGCCCACATGCCACGGCCGCAGGCGCAGGAACTGGTCGCCGCCTGCTGCAAGGAGGCGACGGCTGCCGGCCGTCACCTCTTCGACATCCTGGCCGAACGGGCCGACGCCCCCATCGACTGGCCGGCCGAGAAGGACCCGGCCCGCCACGTCGGGGCCGCCGAGGCGTTGGTGAAGCGCCTCATTCCATAA